Below is a window of Arabidopsis thaliana chromosome 2, partial sequence DNA.
CAACTTCCCTCTCTACACAATCATTGGTTTCTCAAGTCTATCatcaaaagtaaaattgattaatggtcttttgtattaattatagacttttcttcaaaaataatCTTTACAAAAAGTGTTATATGAAGCCGTAAAACACATCCGATTTCTAACTAAGTGTATaagtaaaacatatatatacccGTTACAtctgtccaaaaaaaaaatatatatatacccgTTACACATGTATATGGTGTTGGTTGAAACTAATGGACTAAATTTAGCATAAGATGACCAAAGGACATACATGAGTTTGGTTGTTATGCTATTTTAGCGCTTGTGTTTACGTTGTTACATAATAGTTAGATTCTGAATTAGATATTTCACATCTACCTAGTTCCAATTTATATCTGAATTTGCTTCTGCAATATATGATCATGCATGGCACTTTTACATCTCATTAACATTCATAATTGTTTTACATTCTTCCCTTTTCGAAATATAGATCGGACATGTGCATCTATTTGGGAACTTAACTTTTAGCAAGTGAGTTTAATGATTAGAACACTTGATTCTAGTCACTAATCACTAATCATATTGGTACAACTCTAATAATTGGATTATACTTTCGTTCTTTAgcctttttctgatttttattCTCCTTTTGTAGATTATTAACCAACCCCACTTTTCATTGTTCCATACTTCCCCATTCCATCTCAAACGCTCGTTAGccttttttgatatttaattaattaacatattcTTCCAATCATACTTTAATATTGTCAGGGATTTTGTAGATATATTCACCTTTGCAAAGAAATTAACAATTCTTGATTAGTTATACGTATTTTCGGTTTATTAGTCGAAAGCCATTAACTCCGAGTTTAAACTTCGTTCAAGAGTTCTAAGAAGTAAGAaccctttattttttcttgcatCAAAGATATAccttatcaaaaaaattgtgatgatatagatgattttgataattaaagtttcttttatatgtGAATTTCAATGTACGTCGTAACACCGCGACGACAATAACATAAATCAATATCCTAAAAATCATGATATGATCAtcataaattagtttttatctctttataaaacactaatcttcatttattttcatcaatatatatattgatgaaaaagttatatagacttttcatttattttctgcCAATAATATGTAGACCTTAATTTAATTACCTCAAGTTTAGTGACTTAACAAACCAAAacgttatatatatgtgatacTGAATATATGATAGACTATGACTGTTTTATGTTTAAACATAGGGTTCTTTTCTAATCTAAGCATTAGTTCACAAATCACAACCTATATACTATCCATACTCTCTAATTTCGAGCGTTTTAATGGCTATACTCTAGTTGTTCGGTTCTaaattttttctgttttgttgtaggcaaaaacaatacaaaatttcTTGTTGTTACTCGGatctaaaattttgttttaaacttaGATTAGACGACACCTAGTAAAACAATTGTGATCACGGGTCAATATATGTCTTAAATTGTAAACTTGAGTATTTGTCCTTTTATGAACTTCACTTGTTTTAGTCAATAATTCTTTTCCTGTCGACCTCCTTGGTTTATTACTTAATGGCTGAAAATGTTACTTTAATGACACATTCATGTAATCAAGAATTCAACTTTTATTACTAAGATTATAgtattcaaaacatttttgttgtcaaattcCATGTCTGTACGTTGACATATATACGATAATCGAAGACAAATGCTCAGAAACGAAATATGGACAAATATGACATATAGATCAGTATCAAGAGATTTGAGATAATGAAACATTACTTGTCGTTTGTAAAATCCGACGTGCCTGTTAGGTCGCCCGCATTATTTCAATTAATTTCCACAGACCCGTAAAAATAAGCCACAGTtgcaaaatgttaaaaacttttaatagtttaattCCAAAGGGGAAATATATAAGCGATAAAAATATGCACATTGGAAGCTTCTTCGACTAGTCAAACGTCTAAAACTCCGAAAGAACAATTATCTTAATAAGTTAATTAGCTTTAGAAGAGAGATTAATAATTGTTAATACATGGGGGAACATGGAACTTCATTTCTCCTTGTATAAAATGGATCGATAAGATCATATCCATGGTGAGAGAGACAGGAGATCAATAAATGCGAGAATTTAACCTACCTGATCTATATATGTTGCGTTAATATACGGACCGTAGATAAATCAGGACGTGTCGTCTAAGATTATGTGATTAGTTggttattaattatatttaaatacatGTTTGTGGAATTCTGATTTGTACGAAgactaaaataataaaggaGCTCCAACACATGTCCTAGTGTTAAGCACGATGACGATTCGTAGGTTTTTGTGGGTTAGTCAACAAAAGAGCCTTCAAAAGTTCAATTTTGCCGAGGTTTTTTTTCACCCATATAGGCGTCTGTATATATAGATGGCTGATGGCTCTAATAAAgatgttaattaaaaaagtacaagaaaatgtttaaaacGTTCAAGGAAATCAGTAACGTTATTATTCAATGGTGTAGGTTGcagaagtatatatatattaactaaaCATTCATGAAAAAGTGTCCAATATATAACTTTGTCTATTGTGTGTAAACTGTGTGAAGATAAATAATTGGCTTAAACCAATAATTTCTTAGGATTGCTGCccttttacatttttgaagCATGAGAATAATTTCATAAttggttttatatttctttagaTATATTCCCGAAAGTTAACATGTTTGAAGATAAAAGCAAAATAGTACACATTTTCAAAAGAACTTAACTGATTTGACCAAGACATTTGTACGGTATGTGTCAACTCTGCCAAATGCAGTTTGATTTGCAGTATTTTCCACGTCTGAAAACCTTTTTTCCTTGAAAAAgcatcttcttttgttttaaggaAACTAGGTGTAAATGTATGTTGCTAATATTAAATATCACAaccaaattagaaaaagaaacaaaagtttcaaaaaaaagtatttaaaacTCCCATTTTGGTAAGATTCAAAATGTTATATGTACCACTGTGCTAAAAAGTTTATTGTGTCATTCATATGGTGAATCAGTACATCACATTTCATTTATGTCTATATTTGTGAGGAGTTTAATAAGTTTCAAAGAACGATTGGAGAAGACGATTGAATAATTGAGTTCATTCTCGTAAGTAATTAGTTAATTTGACTATCGTAACTAAATCCTACATGTTTCGATTATACTCATAATTTCAATGTTATGACAAAACCGTGGGCTCAATATGAAACTTGTGTCAAGAAGTCAACCAGACAAGAGGATTCATTTGAGAAATGCCAAGGAGTTGACCGGAATTTTTAAATCGTTGGAAAATGTAATTCATGTTATGTTATTTTGAAGCGAGTCCAAATTATGAATGATTCCACTTTAATAGtctaaagaataaaaacttaCTAAGGACCTTTcattcaatttatattttatttttttggatcgtattttattattatagatTCAAATATGTTAATAAGACTTTATATCCAAATTCATACTAATATTTTGTGAATATTTAATAGACAAAAGGTATTCTTGATCCACACACATTTCCTAATTTCTAGGTCTCccataaccaaaaatatactaaatttCCAGtattacaaagaaaagaaaaccgTATAACTTCCTTTTTCCACAAACCTTCTATAATTAACACGATTACCATAGCTTTCTACTACTAACCTTCCCATCCTAATTCACATTTAAATAACCGTGCCTAGGTAATGTAAAGTATCattaaatactaaaaatatcacACATAAAATATTGGTCCAATGAGTCCACCTCACACATAACACAACTTTTATAAATTCCAATTTACAGCCGTATAAGTGCACAATGTTTCTCTTCATCCTTCAcaacttttctctctctccctcacaagtttctttcttctcctcaaaaATTTAAACTGGCCCTTCTCCATTTTCGTTCACAAAACCTTGTTTTGTATAACTTATACTCATGTAAGTTCTGCTACTAACTCTGTAATAACCTTTTTGTTCCTTGATGAAGAAGTCGTTTTCGGACAAGACTGTTTATTGTTTGAACTCACTAATGTCTTCGCTTGAATTTTCCTGCCgccttcttctttgttactcgctctgttttcttcttcatgaaaGCTCTGTTTCCTCATTTTCTCCTTTAACACTATGACACACAATTTTTTCCATCTCCTCTATAATAAATACTTTCCAATTTTTATCCTTTATCTCATCGATTAAAACTATCAAATCGATCTTGTTATTGCACCTTCCTAATTCAAAGATGGGTACgcttatatttttgtataattagcTTTTATTTcgaaatcaagaaacaaagtttcaattttggttttgtctatGTTTCCAtacactctgtttttttcctctcttaaATGCTAAGCTTAAACCAAACTCCAAAAGCATTTACATCTAAACATGGCTTCTTCCGTATCATGCATGATATGtgttaattaaattttccAACATGCTTTTTACATAATTCTCCTTAATTAAGACTCTTGGTCTGGtctctgttttgttattaaaaatctTAGTTTCTGGTTTCCATACACTCTGTTTTACCTCTTTGTAAAGGAAGCATCTAGATTGTTCCGTTTCATGACatgtattaattaaattttccaACATGCTTGTTATAGAATTCTCCTTAATTAAGAGCCTCTAATTAATCATTTCtctagtttttaaaatatctgtCTCCAATTCTCCTGCAACTAGGATTTTTATATACTTCCCGTTGAATTTCTTAGCTACTAgtagtattatttttggttcaatttttgtcttcgttttcttattttacattttaatttcTGTCTTTCTTGCTTGTTGATTGGACCCAAATTGCTTAAGATATATTATTCgtcattatttttcattaatttcgCTTTCATTTACGCGCACTAATATCTTGCTTACCTCTAAATTTGCAGATCCTCATCCTTTATAATCCTCTAGATTGTGGTTCTAGACATTTTACAAACAACGGTGGCGGAAAAAACGGCAGAACGTTCTATTACACAAATATGGGCAAGATCTTGAAATCTAAGGTACGTTCTGTAAACAATGAAACTACATCTCGTTTATTATTCTCCTTTACTTTCTTTGCTGAAAACGGCTCCGTTTAACAGTCTTCTTGGCCAAGAACCGTCGTGAGGAAATGGTTAAACCTACGTAGCGGCGCTTACGAATTTCACTCTGATTACCCAGTCAAAGGTGAGATATTAACTCGTGCcgttttagatatttttgctCAAATTTCTTGccgtttttttaatattctcgTCTGACTTACCggaggtttttttttctttctagggATGGAGCCAAGGCGAAAAAGCTGCTCCGACATGATCGTGCCGGAAAATTTTCAaggtaaaaatataaaaactagctcatgaatttgatttaattataCTACTATTGTTTTGTTGCATCGAAAACGGCGTCGTATCTATTGTCCGTAGACCGTACTGAATTGAGACTGTCTCCGTACCAGATAAAGCTTTGGGTCCATCTCTAACCGTAGGATTAGACATCTGTGTTAAAAACGACGGCATATAAGAAACTGAGATTTTCTCTTGAAAatcgtgttttttttgtcggaaaaaaaaaaaaaaaaaaaacgagtttacaaatgaaaattgtatCATCTGTATCCACGTGTAGGGTGAGAGATTAGGTTTAGGCGGTAAGTTTAAAAAAGTCTTTGGTTTTAGGTGTACTTGCCACTCTCACCATTCaccagtttttgttttatccacATAATATCTCTGTCTGATTATAATAGTCTAAATACTAATTAAGTGAAGTATATAActaattggttttgtttatgttttgtggTTGAAATAGGTTGGTTGGGCCAAGGAAATGGGGATTTAAAACATTCAACCGGTGAACAACATGTGACACGCGTTGATGACAAACTTGATCTTAAGTAATAAATACTTCCATGATTAACCTATAATTTAGCTCTGGTCTATAATTAGCTATGATCATTAACGTCGTAATTGTTTAATTGTTGATGATTAGAATGTTTGTGGGGACATGGAACGTGGGAGGGAAGTCGCCACATGAAGGATTAGACTTAAAAGATTGGCTTAAATCTCCGGCTGATGCAGACATTTACGTGCTAGGGTATgcatataatcatattaattGGTTTTATCGTACttttaatatactttttcTGGAGTAATTATAACATCaatactttgttttgtttaggtttCAAGAAATCGTGCCGTTAAATGCCGGTAACGTACTTGGAGCCGAGGATAATGGCCCTGCGGCTAAGTGGTTGTCTCTTATCCGAGAAGCCTTGAACAACACCAACAATTTATCGCCAAATGAGCTCGAGCATACGAAATCATCACAACAGCCCCGTTTCAGCTTCTCAGGCCTCTCAGATGATACCCCAATCCCATGCAATTCAACTCCTCCTCGCGGCTATAGCCTTGCGGCGAGTAAACAGATGGTGGGgatatttttgtgtgtgtgggTTAGAGATGATCTCCGGAAACGTATAACCAACCTCAAGGTTTCATGTGTTGGCCGTGGTATCATGGGATATCTTGGAAACAAGGTTAGTCTAAGTTTCAACAAAACTGATTCtaagaaattttgataatcTGTATGCTTGGTATAGCTAACGATGTACAACCTTGTGTAGGGCTCGGTTTCGATCAGCATGTCGTTGCATGAGACAAGTCTATGTTTCGTTTGTACGCATCTTACGTCTGGAGAAAAAGAAGGCGACGAGCTTAGAAGAAACTTAGATGTGACCGAAATATTTAAGAGGACAAGATTTTCACGTTCTTCTAAAGATTCTCGACCGGAGACAATAATGGACCATGAGTAAGTCTATGAAAAATTAATGTTCGAATACTAGTTTTTTAGTAAAGTAAACATTTTCTAATCGTTTAAATACATGGTTGTGTTACAGTAAAGTAATATGGCTCGGAGATTTGAATTATCGGCTAAGGGCGAGCAGTGACTTGCATGAACAGCTTAGAAACCATGATTGGGAATCACTTCTAGAGAAAGATCAggttaatataatttttaatttaaaattgattGGTTTTTCTGTTATGATTGCTTATATAAGAGtagttaaactaaaacatgtttctttcttttttctatttcagCTTAAGATAGAACAAAGAGCTGGTAGAATTTTTAAGGGATGGGAAGAAGGGAAGATTTATTTCGCACCAACATATAAATATCGAATAAACTCTGATAATTACGTTGTCCAAACCGAAAAATCAAAGGAAAAACGAAGAACTCCGGCTTGGTAAGATAATTAACATgctctaaatattttataatgatgatgatcttaaACGTTGTGTTTCtaatgttgttttcaaaatcatttatttcaGGTGTGATCGGATATTGTGGAAAGGTGACGGAATGAAACAACTTTGGTACGTGAGGGGAGAGTCGAAATTCTCGGACCACAGACCGGTTCAATCTCTATTTTCGGTACATATTGACTTGAAGAATCAATCGAACCGGAAAACTAAACCGGTTAACCAAAATCATCGTCCAAACCCGGTATTGACTTATACGTGCCACGGGAAAGTTCAAGCTGAAGAGATCTTGTTGCTCACACGTGCACAGAGTTGTATAGATACACTACCTAGACTTATTTCGTCCGCttcctaattttcttttgttttttgtttcgaTTTCTTTTTGGATGTTTTCATGTTGACAAAGAAGAGATGACACATGGATTCCTAGGATTGGACAATGGAGCTTTCAAATTTGGCAAAAGCAggattgttttaaattattttaatattggGTTAacgtctttttttgtttgtttccctCTATTAGCTAAGTTttggtttagactttagatCGAATTGTggagtttttagtttttgactttgtttacatcagcttttgtttatatataataaaattgaaaaatctagttatattattttgctattttccGGTAATTAGACAAACTTCATTAATGGACCCAAAGATCCTTGTACAAAAAAACTATCATTATTATTACTGATCAGTAAAATTAATATCCCCTCGGTGAAAAACCGTAATACGCCCCTCGTTTTTTCACATATACAAGCTAAAACTACAACAAGTGGGAACTTATCCTGTTGAGAATCCTATCTTGCGAAAAGCGCAAATCACTCGAGCCTCTTTCTCTAGAAGTGCCATCTATGG
It encodes the following:
- a CDS encoding DNAse I-like superfamily protein (DNAse I-like superfamily protein; FUNCTIONS IN: hydrolase activity, inositol or phosphatidylinositol phosphatase activity; INVOLVED IN: biological_process unknown; EXPRESSED IN: sperm cell, root; CONTAINS InterPro DOMAIN/s: Inositol polyphosphate related phosphatase (InterPro:IPR000300), Endonuclease/exonuclease/phosphatase (InterPro:IPR005135); BEST Arabidopsis thaliana protein match is: DNAse I-like superfamily protein (TAIR:AT2G01900.1); Has 35333 Blast hits to 34131 proteins in 2444 species: Archae - 798; Bacteria - 22429; Metazoa - 974; Fungi - 991; Plants - 531; Viruses - 0; Other Eukaryotes - 9610 (source: NCBI BLink).); translated protein: MGKILKSKSSWPRTVVRKWLNLRSGAYEFHSDYPVKGMEPRRKSCSDMIVPENFQGWLGQGNGDLKHSTGEQHVTRVDDKLDLKMFVGTWNVGGKSPHEGLDLKDWLKSPADADIYVLGFQEIVPLNAGNVLGAEDNGPAAKWLSLIREALNNTNNLSPNELEHTKSSQQPRFSFSGLSDDTPIPCNSTPPRGYSLAASKQMVGIFLCVWVRDDLRKRITNLKVSCVGRGIMGYLGNKGSVSISMSLHETSLCFVCTHLTSGEKEGDELRRNLDVTEIFKRTRFSRSSKDSRPETIMDHDKVIWLGDLNYRLRASSDLHEQLRNHDWESLLEKDQLKIEQRAGRIFKGWEEGKIYFAPTYKYRINSDNYVVQTEKSKEKRRTPAWCDRILWKGDGMKQLWYVRGESKFSDHRPVQSLFSVHIDLKNQSNRKTKPVNQNHRPNPVLTYTCHGKVQAEEILLLTRAQSCIDTLPRLISSAS
- a CDS encoding DNAse I-like superfamily protein (DNAse I-like superfamily protein; FUNCTIONS IN: hydrolase activity, inositol or phosphatidylinositol phosphatase activity; INVOLVED IN: biological_process unknown; EXPRESSED IN: sperm cell, root; CONTAINS InterPro DOMAIN/s: Inositol polyphosphate related phosphatase (InterPro:IPR000300), Endonuclease/exonuclease/phosphatase (InterPro:IPR005135); BEST Arabidopsis thaliana protein match is: CVP2 like 1 (TAIR:AT2G32010.2); Has 35333 Blast hits to 34131 proteins in 2444 species: Archae - 798; Bacteria - 22429; Metazoa - 974; Fungi - 991; Plants - 531; Viruses - 0; Other Eukaryotes - 9610 (source: NCBI BLink).), encoding MFVGTWNVGGKSPHEGLDLKDWLKSPADADIYVLGYAYNHINWFYRTFNILFLEFQEIVPLNAGNVLGAEDNGPAAKWLSLIREALNNTNNLSFSGLSDDTPIPCNSTPPRGYSLAASKQMVGIFLCVWVRDDLRKRITNLKVSCVGRGIMGYLGNKGSVSISMSLHETSLCFVCTHLTSGEKEGDELRRNLDVTEIFKRTRFSRSSKDSRPETIMDHDKVIWLGDLNYRLRASSDLHEQLRNHDWESLLEKDQLKIEQRAGRIFKGWEEGKIYFAPTYKYRINSDNYVVQTEKSKEKRRTPAWCDRILWKGDGMKQLWYVRGESKFSDHRPVQSLFSVHIDLKNQSNRKTKPVNQNHRPNPVLTYTCHGKVQAEEILLLTRAQSCIDTLPRLISSAS